Proteins from a single region of Coregonus clupeaformis isolate EN_2021a chromosome 35, ASM2061545v1, whole genome shotgun sequence:
- the LOC121551670 gene encoding F-box/LRR-repeat protein 16, whose protein sequence is MLNMSTPSELKSPCVTRNGMVKLPPQPNGLGSASITKGTPAAKNRLCQSSSVPGILPPPSLPYHLDPLPTAASLLGPNLDTSPLTALQPPLRKVPLTLPKPPLPLALTLPLALLLPLERQLALDEKLLNRLLWYFTTAEKCVLAQVCRTWRKVLYQPKFWEGVTPVLHAKELYALLPSGEKEFVSLQAFALRGFQAFCLVGVSDLDICEFIDNYSLSKKGVKSVSLKRSTITDAGLEVMLEQMQGLMHLELAGCNDFTEAGLWSSLNARLTSLSVSDCINVADDAIAAISQLLPNLSELNLQAYHVTDTAMAYFTAKQGYTTHTLRLHSCWEITNHGVVNMVHSLPNLTALSLSGCSKITDDGVELVAENLRKLRSLDLSWCPRITDMALEYIACDLHKLEELVLDRCVRITDTGLGYLSTMSSLRSLYLRWCCQVQDFGLQHLFGMRSLRLLSLAGCPLLTTTGLSGLIQIQDLEELELTNCPGATAELFKYYSQHLPRCMVIE, encoded by the exons ATGTTGAACATGTCGACCCCCAGCGAGCTCAAGTCTCCGTGTGTCACGAGGAACGGCATGGTCAAGCTCCCCCCTCAGCCCAACGGTCTGGGCAGCGCCAGCATCACCAAGGGCACGCCTGCCGCCAAGAACCGCCTGTGCCAGTCCTCCTCCGTGCCCGGCATCCTACCCCCTCCTTCCCTACCCTACCACCTGGACCCCCTGCCCACCGCAGCTTCTCTCCTGGGGCCGAACCTGGACACCAGCCCCCTGACGGCCCTCCAACCCCCGCTGCGCAAGGTCCCCCTCACTTTACCCAAGCCGCCCTTGCCCCTGGCCCTCACCCTGCCTCTGGCCCTTCTGCTGCCCCTGGAGCGCCAGCTGGCCCTAGATGAGAAGCTGCTCAACAGGCTGCTGTGGTACTTCACCACGGCTGAGAAGTGTGTCCTGGCCCAGGTGTGCAGGACCTGGAGGAAGGTTCTGTACCAGCCCAAGTTCTGGGAGGGTGTCACACCCGTCCTCCATGCCAAGGAGCTGTACGCCCTACTTCCCAGCGGAGAGAAGGAGTTTGTCAGCCTGCAGGCCTTCGCCCTCAGGGGGTTCCAGGCGTTCTGTCTGGTGGGGGTTTCGGACCTGGACATTTGTGAGTTCATTGATAACTACTCCTTGTCCAAGAAGGGGGTGAAGTCGGTCAGTCTGAAGAGGTCCACCATCACAGACGCAGGCCTGGAG gTGATGCTGGAACAGATGCAGGGTCTGATGCACCTGGAGTTGGCCGGTTGTAATGACTTCACGGAGGCCGGCCTGTGGTCCAGCCTGAATGCACGGCTCACCTCGCTCAGCGTCAGCGACTGTATCAACGTGGCAGACGATGCTATCGCCGCCATCTCACAGCTACTGCCCAACCTGTCAGAGCTCAACCTACAGGCCTACCACGTAACCGACACAGCCATGGCCTACTTCACAGCCAAACAG GGCTACACTACTCACACGCTGCGTCTCCACTCATGTTGGGAGATCACCAACCATGGTGTGGTTAACATGGTCCACAGCCTGCCCAACCTCACGGCTCTGAGCCTGTCAGGCTGCTCTAAAATTACTGATGATGGGGTGGAGCTGGTAGCAGAGAACCTGAGGAAGCTGCGGAGCCTGGACCTCTCCTGGTGCCCACGCATCACTGACATGGCCCTGGAGTACATCGCCTGTGACCTCCACAAACTAGAGGAGCTGGTACTGGACAG ATGTGTGAGGATTACAGATACAGGTCTAGGTTACCTGTCCACCATGTCTTCTTTGAGGAGTCTGTACCTGCGATGGTGCTGTCAG gtgCAGGACTTTGGGctacagcacctgtttggcatgAGGAGTCTGCGTCTTCTCTCTCTCgcag GTTGTCCACTCCTGACCACTACAGGTCTATCTGGTTTGATCCAGATCCAGGATCTAGAGGAGTTAGAGCTGACCAACTGTCCTGGAGCCACAGCTGAACTCTTCAAGTACTACTCGCAACACCTGCCACGCTGCATGGTCATCGAGTAG